In the genome of Limnothrix sp. FACHB-406, one region contains:
- the mazG gene encoding nucleoside triphosphate pyrophosphohydrolase — protein MSSLDRPSEILTALQRLIDVVAQLRDPVRGCPWDLAQTPESLVPYILEEAYETVAAIRSGDRAETAEELGDLLLQVVLQAQLASEAGDFDLGQVANGIADKLVRRHPHVFGEAEATDAAAVHRQWEQIKAAEKGEPIDQPPPLSAKLDRYVNRLPPLMAALKMSEKAAAAGFEWDSLEGVWEKFHEELAELQGAIAQGDPEHQASELGDLLFTVVQLARWQGIDPSAALHGTNQRFVQRLQMMESLSDRPLEQYSLETLEALWQKAKAQLGQGSGQGSSAQNQEFQFPA, from the coding sequence ATGTCTTCGCTCGATCGCCCGTCTGAAATCCTGACAGCCTTGCAACGTTTGATCGATGTGGTGGCCCAGTTGCGCGATCCGGTGCGGGGCTGTCCTTGGGATTTGGCACAAACGCCCGAAAGCCTCGTGCCTTACATCCTGGAAGAAGCTTACGAAACCGTGGCCGCAATTCGCAGTGGCGATCGCGCGGAAACAGCGGAGGAATTGGGCGATTTATTGCTTCAGGTGGTGTTGCAAGCACAACTGGCCAGCGAGGCGGGGGATTTTGATTTAGGGCAGGTGGCCAACGGCATTGCCGATAAGTTGGTGCGTCGTCATCCCCACGTATTTGGCGAGGCTGAGGCCACCGATGCGGCGGCGGTGCATCGGCAATGGGAACAGATTAAGGCTGCGGAAAAGGGGGAGCCGATCGACCAACCGCCCCCCCTCAGCGCCAAACTCGATCGCTATGTCAACCGCTTGCCACCCTTGATGGCAGCCCTGAAGATGTCGGAAAAGGCGGCGGCGGCGGGCTTCGAGTGGGACAGCCTGGAGGGGGTTTGGGAGAAATTTCACGAGGAGTTAGCGGAGCTGCAAGGGGCGATCGCCCAAGGCGACCCGGAACACCAGGCTTCGGAATTGGGCGATTTGCTATTCACAGTGGTGCAATTGGCACGCTGGCAGGGCATTGACCCTTCGGCGGCGCTCCATGGAACCAATCAGCGATTTGTGCAGCGGTTGCAAATGATGGAGTCCCTGAGCGATCGCCCCTTGGAACAGTACAGCCTTGAAACCTTGGAAGCCCTTTGGCAGAAAGCGAAGGCTCAATTGGGCCAAGGATCCGGTCAAGGATCAAGTGCTCAGAATCAGGAATTTCAATTTCCCGCTTGA
- a CDS encoding trans-aconitate 2-methyltransferase — translation MSHSELTNQDNQNLFYNGCFYDLIFQGSYRHSVQSQDIGFWQSIAQVHGSPILELACGTGRVTADLAEGGFLCTGIDISESMLNAARTKSQKAHWVQGDVRDFDLQTQFSLIIFPYDTFTHLHSLDDVRQCLSRVRQHLAPGGHFIVDFKNPYYIFDILQNPDRIDPYSQFPDPQDGSLVTIKRRRQYHAWSQIHTMTLMFYRNGVQFAEEDLDLRIFWPQEIMTLLQVNHFQIVKTWGDYQSGSYSINSSHLILDCQVSPSP, via the coding sequence ATGAGTCATTCAGAATTAACGAATCAAGACAACCAAAATTTATTTTATAACGGTTGCTTTTACGACTTAATTTTTCAGGGATCCTATCGACACTCAGTTCAATCTCAAGACATTGGATTTTGGCAGTCGATCGCCCAAGTTCACGGCAGTCCCATTTTGGAACTGGCTTGCGGAACTGGAAGGGTTACCGCTGATTTGGCAGAAGGAGGCTTTCTTTGCACCGGCATCGACATTTCAGAATCCATGCTCAATGCGGCTCGTACTAAATCCCAAAAAGCCCATTGGGTTCAAGGAGACGTTCGTGATTTTGATCTTCAGACTCAGTTCTCCCTCATCATTTTTCCCTATGACACATTTACCCACTTGCATAGTCTTGATGATGTGCGGCAGTGCTTAAGTCGGGTTCGTCAGCATCTAGCTCCTGGCGGTCATTTCATCGTAGATTTCAAAAATCCCTACTATATTTTCGACATCCTGCAAAATCCGGATCGAATTGATCCTTATTCTCAGTTTCCAGATCCTCAGGATGGCTCTTTGGTGACCATTAAACGGCGGAGGCAGTATCATGCCTGGAGCCAGATCCATACAATGACATTGATGTTTTATCGAAATGGTGTTCAGTTTGCGGAAGAAGATTTAGATCTTCGAATTTTTTGGCCGCAAGAGATTATGACACTCTTGCAAGTTAATCATTTTCAGATCGTGAAAACCTGGGGAGACTATCAATCAGGATCCTATAGCATTAATTCTTCACACCTGATTTTAGATTGCCAAGTAAGTCCTAGTCCTTAG
- a CDS encoding NAD-dependent epimerase/dehydratase family protein → MDIAIVTGASGLIGSAAVRFLADRGLQVVGIDNDLRRYFFGEEASTAWNRDRLQAEVAHYIHENEDIRDLAALGRIFKTYNTDIKIIIHAAAQPSHDWAATEPLTDFAVNANGTLNLLEMTRQHCPEAVFIFTSTNNVYGDAINHYPLVELETRWELEPSHPYFERGIDETMSIDCSVHTIFGASKVAADIMVQEYGIYYGLKTGIFRGGCLTGPDHSGTQLHGFLAYLMKCAITGRHYTVFGYQAKQVRDNIHSYDLVNMFWHFYQNPRCGEVYNAGGSRYSHCSMMEAITRSSEIVGKPMNWSYSEQNRLGDHIWWVSDVQKFKDHYPDWDFKYSLDDILIQIYEGLSKREDMALV, encoded by the coding sequence ATGGATATTGCAATCGTAACTGGCGCATCCGGCTTAATTGGCTCTGCGGCTGTGCGCTTCCTGGCCGATCGGGGTTTACAAGTGGTTGGCATTGACAATGATTTACGTCGCTACTTTTTTGGTGAGGAAGCTTCCACCGCCTGGAACCGCGATCGACTGCAAGCCGAAGTTGCCCACTACATTCATGAAAACGAGGACATTCGCGATTTAGCAGCCCTAGGACGCATCTTCAAAACCTACAACACAGACATCAAAATCATTATTCATGCAGCAGCTCAACCGTCTCACGATTGGGCCGCAACAGAACCTTTAACCGATTTTGCAGTGAATGCCAATGGAACCCTCAATCTTTTAGAGATGACCCGCCAGCATTGCCCCGAAGCAGTGTTTATTTTCACCTCTACGAATAATGTGTATGGAGATGCCATTAATCACTATCCATTAGTGGAATTGGAAACTCGATGGGAACTAGAACCGTCTCATCCCTATTTTGAACGCGGAATTGACGAGACCATGAGCATTGATTGCTCTGTACACACCATCTTCGGAGCTTCCAAGGTTGCTGCTGACATCATGGTGCAAGAGTATGGCATTTACTATGGCTTAAAAACAGGCATTTTTCGGGGGGGATGTCTGACTGGCCCCGACCATTCTGGAACCCAGTTGCATGGTTTTTTAGCCTACCTCATGAAATGTGCCATTACCGGTCGTCACTACACTGTTTTCGGCTATCAGGCCAAACAGGTTCGCGATAATATTCACAGCTATGATTTGGTGAATATGTTTTGGCATTTTTATCAAAATCCTCGCTGTGGAGAAGTGTATAACGCTGGCGGCAGCCGCTATTCCCACTGCTCAATGATGGAGGCCATCACCCGCAGCAGCGAAATTGTGGGCAAGCCCATGAATTGGAGCTACAGCGAGCAAAATCGCCTCGGTGATCATATTTGGTGGGTCAGCGATGTGCAGAAGTTTAAGGATCACTATCCCGATTGGGACTTTAAATATAGTCTGGATGATATTTTAATTCAAATTTATGAGGGTTTATCCAAGCGAGAAGATATGGCCTTGGTTTAG
- a CDS encoding DegT/DnrJ/EryC1/StrS family aminotransferase, whose protein sequence is MADFDVLITGGAGFVGSAIARYLLSVGKSVVCLDRHDPGRLVDIDDRIENVAGDILDADCMDHWIARCDRVIHLAAVVGVDEYVTRPHDVLDVNILGTRNVLMACLKHNRPVLIASSSETYGLNTGILEEDSDRIYGTSRNHRWSYAISKTTGEHYAYALGRLGLTAAAVRYFNIYGPQLDAPGKGRVISKFLGRIRDGLPLMLVDGGQAVRTLCYIDDAAEATARLALELSPDCSYNHSAVNIGRPEPITMRELAEIMIRLSGHKAGTEDIDGKQFFGEGFEEIPVRVPDVSKLERILNFKAKIDMEEGLRRTLDYWGLLSPDAGRGAFSRSSSHTPPVVPMVRPHFAPNSVLIQSFQQSLATGQATNGGPHLHNFEKELAQYLGVPDVVVLSNGADALTLGMQVLGRKGKAVLPSYTFIATLNSIESAGLEPIFCDIDPETFTMSPTALAQILDQERDVAVVVPVNVFGVTPDLPAIAALCQQAGAELIYDNCHGFGTETHGRRVPAEPRLQMFSFHATKVLPAIEGGALVGHDLDLLNQVRQLRNHGIAHHNLSESSLGMNAKMDELRAATGRHVLRHFPKNLEQRRQYAQQLRTFFQESCHGALMPQRIPEGVISNFQNLGVLMPVAKQGELSRVITALREEGVECRSYFNPALHTLARAKSYARYPLPVTNQVWNSLLCFPIHSQMDAKDIDRVQLAARSVADVLTLAQVS, encoded by the coding sequence ATGGCAGATTTTGACGTTTTAATTACGGGTGGTGCTGGCTTTGTCGGCAGCGCGATCGCACGCTATCTACTGAGTGTGGGCAAGTCAGTGGTTTGTTTAGATCGCCACGATCCCGGTCGGCTAGTTGATATTGATGATCGAATTGAGAACGTCGCGGGCGATATTCTCGATGCTGATTGCATGGATCATTGGATTGCTCGCTGCGATCGAGTGATTCATCTCGCGGCCGTTGTTGGTGTGGATGAATATGTCACTCGGCCCCACGATGTTTTGGATGTGAACATCTTGGGAACGCGCAATGTCTTAATGGCTTGCTTGAAGCATAACCGCCCTGTTTTAATTGCCAGCAGCAGCGAAACCTACGGCTTAAATACCGGCATTCTGGAAGAAGATAGCGATCGCATCTATGGCACTTCTCGAAACCATCGCTGGAGCTATGCCATTTCCAAAACCACCGGGGAACACTACGCCTATGCCCTGGGCCGTTTGGGACTGACCGCCGCCGCCGTTCGATACTTTAATATCTATGGCCCCCAACTTGATGCACCGGGAAAAGGACGTGTCATCAGTAAGTTTCTGGGCAGAATTCGCGACGGTTTGCCCTTGATGTTGGTGGATGGCGGTCAAGCCGTGCGCACCCTTTGTTATATCGACGATGCGGCAGAAGCAACCGCAAGACTCGCCCTTGAACTCAGTCCCGACTGTAGCTATAACCACTCAGCCGTTAATATTGGCCGTCCTGAGCCAATTACCATGCGTGAATTGGCGGAAATTATGATTCGCCTCTCAGGCCACAAAGCCGGAACCGAAGACATTGATGGAAAGCAATTTTTTGGCGAGGGATTTGAAGAAATTCCCGTGCGTGTGCCTGATGTGTCCAAGCTGGAACGGATCCTAAACTTCAAAGCCAAAATTGACATGGAGGAAGGGTTGCGCCGAACCCTCGACTATTGGGGACTGCTTAGCCCCGATGCCGGTCGCGGTGCGTTCTCTCGCAGTTCCAGCCATACTCCTCCAGTGGTGCCCATGGTGCGCCCGCACTTTGCGCCCAACAGTGTTCTCATCCAATCCTTCCAGCAATCTTTGGCCACCGGGCAAGCCACCAACGGCGGTCCCCACTTGCACAATTTTGAAAAGGAATTGGCCCAGTATCTCGGCGTGCCCGATGTGGTGGTCTTGAGCAATGGTGCGGATGCGCTGACGTTGGGTATGCAAGTGCTGGGGCGCAAAGGCAAGGCGGTGTTGCCGTCCTATACCTTCATTGCCACTTTGAATTCGATCGAGTCGGCGGGTCTAGAGCCAATTTTCTGCGACATCGATCCCGAAACCTTTACGATGTCGCCCACGGCCCTGGCGCAAATTCTTGACCAGGAGCGGGATGTTGCTGTGGTAGTGCCGGTGAATGTGTTCGGGGTAACGCCTGACTTGCCGGCGATCGCTGCCCTTTGTCAACAGGCGGGGGCGGAGCTAATCTATGACAACTGCCACGGATTTGGCACTGAAACCCATGGCCGTCGGGTTCCCGCAGAACCGCGCCTGCAAATGTTTAGCTTCCATGCAACCAAGGTGCTGCCAGCGATCGAGGGCGGCGCACTGGTTGGCCATGATTTGGACTTGCTCAATCAAGTGCGACAGTTGCGTAACCACGGCATTGCCCATCACAACTTGTCAGAATCGAGCTTGGGCATGAACGCCAAAATGGATGAGTTGCGGGCCGCCACCGGTCGCCACGTCCTGCGCCACTTCCCCAAAAATCTTGAGCAACGCCGCCAATACGCCCAACAACTGCGCACCTTCTTCCAGGAGTCCTGTCACGGGGCCCTGATGCCCCAGCGAATTCCTGAGGGCGTGATTTCCAATTTCCAAAACCTGGGAGTGTTGATGCCGGTTGCCAAGCAAGGGGAACTGAGCCGCGTCATTACCGCCCTGAGGGAAGAAGGGGTGGAATGTCGCTCATACTTCAACCCCGCCCTTCATACCCTGGCACGGGCTAAGAGCTATGCACGCTATCCCCTGCCCGTCACGAATCAGGTTTGGAATTCGCTGCTATGCTTCCCCATTCACAGCCAAATGGATGCGAAAGACATTGATCGGGTGCAGTTAGCGGCGCGATCGGTTGCTGATGTTTTGACCCTCGCGCAAGTGTCCTAA
- a CDS encoding DUF4231 domain-containing protein, with amino-acid sequence MNTAELTQSDRKVYLILDTIQALLITSAVGIVGFNLWGITHSNMLPASFAATGLIVFLLLVNRSVGKAVRQAARERESSFKGSLYGQFNPDNEDVDDASINLLRSRAIQYCEDLISDYRLMRSQSQIIYYVFQVATIVLSGVTPILVLLDKTETGLPWLKWLPVLFPAVASIVTSISTSFPFQENAVAANTAVEFLEAELEKFILGVTNAYRFSDLPPRERRIKLQEAVESFIIQVNKIHLKQLQNSGDAESQKKGPDMSSDATSNPEGNPG; translated from the coding sequence ATGAATACTGCTGAGTTAACGCAAAGCGATCGCAAGGTCTATCTGATTCTTGACACCATTCAAGCCCTATTAATCACCAGTGCTGTTGGCATTGTGGGCTTCAACCTTTGGGGAATTACACACTCCAATATGTTGCCAGCCAGCTTTGCAGCAACAGGTCTCATTGTTTTTCTTTTGTTGGTGAACCGAAGTGTTGGCAAGGCAGTTCGCCAAGCGGCCCGCGAACGGGAGAGTAGTTTTAAGGGATCTCTCTACGGGCAGTTTAATCCAGACAATGAAGATGTTGATGATGCATCAATCAACTTGTTGCGCAGTCGTGCAATTCAATATTGCGAGGACTTGATTTCTGACTATCGGCTCATGCGGAGTCAGTCTCAAATTATTTATTATGTCTTTCAGGTAGCGACCATTGTGTTGTCGGGCGTGACACCGATTTTGGTGCTGCTAGATAAAACAGAAACTGGCCTTCCTTGGCTCAAGTGGTTACCGGTGCTGTTCCCGGCTGTTGCATCGATCGTCACAAGTATTTCCACGTCTTTTCCTTTTCAGGAAAACGCTGTGGCTGCCAATACGGCTGTTGAGTTTTTGGAAGCCGAGCTAGAGAAGTTCATTCTTGGGGTAACGAATGCCTATCGCTTTAGCGATTTACCGCCTCGGGAACGTCGCATCAAGCTGCAAGAAGCTGTTGAAAGTTTTATTATTCAGGTGAATAAAATTCATTTGAAACAGTTGCAAAACTCTGGCGATGCTGAATCCCAAAAGAAGGGGCCGGACATGAGCAGTGATGCAACGAGTAACCCAGAGGGCAATCCAGGATAG
- the rdgB gene encoding RdgB/HAM1 family non-canonical purine NTP pyrophosphatase: MPRLVVATGNSGKLKELQAYLDDLGWELALKPPELEIEETGQTFLENARLKATQVALATGEWAIADDSGLAIDALNGAPGLYSARYGVTDADRINRVLTELANQPDRRAQFVCALVVVRPDGTVAAEAEGICPGEITTAPRGEQGFGYDPIFLMPELGLTYAEMSAAQKHELSHRGRAITLLRPQLATL; encoded by the coding sequence ATGCCCCGTTTAGTCGTTGCCACCGGAAACTCCGGCAAACTCAAAGAACTACAGGCCTACTTGGATGATTTGGGCTGGGAACTGGCCCTGAAGCCCCCGGAGCTAGAAATTGAAGAAACGGGCCAAACCTTCCTCGAAAATGCCCGCCTGAAAGCCACCCAAGTGGCCCTGGCAACCGGTGAATGGGCGATCGCCGATGATTCCGGCCTGGCGATCGATGCCCTCAATGGCGCACCGGGTCTCTACTCCGCTCGCTATGGAGTCACCGATGCCGATCGAATCAACCGCGTCCTCACCGAACTGGCCAACCAGCCCGATCGCCGGGCCCAATTTGTTTGTGCGTTGGTGGTCGTGCGGCCCGATGGCACAGTGGCCGCCGAAGCCGAGGGCATCTGTCCCGGTGAAATTACCACAGCCCCCCGGGGAGAGCAGGGGTTTGGTTACGACCCCATTTTTCTGATGCCTGAGTTGGGTCTCACCTACGCCGAAATGTCTGCCGCCCAAAAACATGAACTGAGCCATCGCGGCCGGGCGATCACCCTGTTGCGGCCCCAACTCGCAACCCTGTAA
- a CDS encoding phosphoglucomutase/phosphomannomutase family protein, protein MSQSLRAAAASPIKFGTDGWRGVIAADFTIERVARVAPLAAEALAQEFGASTGSRTILVGYDRRFMAEDFARVAAEAIQAIGYRVKLSDCYAPTPVFSWIAHHEQALGAIVLTASHNPGRYLGLKVKGAFGGSVSPEVTQKIETMLAAETVPAVVEHPEPIESFNPWESGYCEALRQFVDLAAIRAAIADGKLAVFVDAMHGASAGGLSKVLDVAVQELNTNRDPLFEGGAPEPLPKYTTRSIAQIRDHQQTHPDQLAVGLVFDGDCDRIAAIDGSGEFLTSQILIPILIQHLAVVRGQTGEVVKTVSGSDLMPKVAELYQLPVHETAVGYKYIADRMLSVPVLIGGEESGGVGYGNHIPERDALLSALYVLEAVVKAGKSLNELYGDLQTKTNFFNAYDRIDLALASMAARDRLLGQLQANPPQTIAGQAVTDCQTTDGYKFRLTSGDWLMVRFSGTEPVLRLYCEAVTLDRVHEILEWARQWAEAAAA, encoded by the coding sequence ATGAGTCAATCGTTGAGAGCGGCGGCGGCCAGCCCGATCAAATTCGGTACGGATGGTTGGCGGGGGGTAATTGCGGCGGACTTCACGATCGAGCGGGTGGCTCGGGTGGCCCCGCTGGCGGCGGAAGCGTTGGCCCAGGAGTTTGGGGCCAGCACCGGCAGCCGCACTATTTTGGTGGGCTACGATCGCCGGTTCATGGCTGAAGATTTTGCGCGGGTGGCCGCTGAAGCCATCCAGGCGATCGGCTATCGGGTGAAGCTGTCGGACTGCTATGCCCCCACGCCGGTCTTTAGCTGGATTGCCCACCATGAACAGGCCCTTGGGGCGATCGTCCTGACGGCCAGCCACAATCCTGGTCGCTATTTGGGTCTGAAGGTCAAGGGAGCCTTTGGGGGTTCCGTGTCGCCGGAGGTGACCCAAAAAATTGAGACGATGTTGGCGGCCGAAACGGTTCCGGCCGTGGTGGAGCATCCGGAGCCGATCGAGTCGTTTAATCCTTGGGAAAGCGGCTACTGTGAAGCGTTGCGGCAATTTGTTGATCTTGCTGCCATCCGAGCTGCCATTGCCGATGGCAAGCTGGCGGTGTTTGTGGATGCGATGCATGGCGCTTCGGCCGGCGGCCTCAGCAAGGTGCTGGATGTTGCCGTGCAAGAGCTGAATACCAATCGCGATCCGTTGTTTGAAGGGGGCGCGCCGGAACCGTTGCCCAAATACACCACCCGCTCGATCGCCCAAATTCGCGACCACCAACAAACCCATCCCGACCAGTTGGCCGTGGGGCTGGTCTTTGATGGCGACTGCGATCGGATCGCCGCGATCGATGGGTCTGGGGAATTTCTCACCTCCCAGATCTTGATCCCAATTTTGATTCAACACCTGGCCGTGGTGCGTGGGCAAACCGGCGAAGTGGTTAAAACCGTCAGCGGCTCCGACCTGATGCCCAAGGTGGCGGAACTGTATCAATTGCCGGTTCATGAAACCGCCGTGGGCTACAAATACATCGCCGATCGCATGTTGAGCGTGCCGGTGTTGATTGGGGGCGAAGAGTCCGGCGGCGTGGGCTATGGCAACCACATTCCCGAGCGGGACGCGCTGCTCTCGGCCCTGTATGTGCTGGAAGCCGTTGTGAAAGCGGGCAAAAGCCTGAATGAGCTTTACGGAGATCTGCAAACCAAAACCAACTTTTTCAATGCCTACGATCGCATTGATTTAGCCCTGGCCAGCATGGCCGCCCGCGATCGGCTGTTGGGACAACTGCAAGCCAACCCACCCCAAACGATTGCCGGGCAAGCGGTCACCGACTGCCAAACCACCGACGGCTATAAATTCCGCCTAACCAGTGGCGATTGGTTAATGGTGCGCTTCAGCGGCACGGAACCCGTCCTGCGGCTCTATTGCGAAGCCGTCACGCTCGATCGGGTGCATGAAATCCTGGAATGGGCCCGGCAATGGGCCGAAGCTGCCGCCGCCTAA
- a CDS encoding DUF1349 domain-containing protein, protein MVNSFSEANFWSTMQWHNPPDEWSDRNGQLWVKTGLKSDFWRTTHYGFIRDSGHFYHGAVNGNFRARICFAGQYQDLYDQAGLMVRASETHWLKCGIEYVEGVQYASAVVTRDRSDWSVAPLPGQPERVWFEVRRKDEAIAILYSLNGEQFTLLRLADFPEDPTVQVGPVCASPERAHFEVIFEAFTVESCSEPVVD, encoded by the coding sequence ATGGTCAACAGCTTTTCGGAAGCTAATTTCTGGTCAACTATGCAATGGCACAATCCACCAGACGAATGGAGCGATCGCAATGGTCAACTTTGGGTTAAAACGGGCTTAAAATCCGATTTTTGGCGAACTACTCACTACGGATTCATTCGAGATTCGGGTCACTTTTATCATGGCGCAGTCAACGGCAACTTTCGAGCACGCATTTGCTTTGCGGGGCAATATCAAGATCTTTATGATCAAGCCGGATTAATGGTACGCGCAAGTGAAACTCACTGGCTCAAGTGTGGAATCGAATACGTTGAAGGCGTGCAATACGCCAGTGCAGTCGTAACGCGCGATCGCTCGGACTGGTCTGTTGCACCACTTCCTGGGCAGCCAGAGCGTGTTTGGTTTGAAGTGCGCCGAAAAGATGAGGCAATTGCAATTCTCTATTCCCTGAATGGGGAGCAATTCACCCTATTACGATTAGCGGATTTTCCCGAAGATCCTACAGTTCAGGTGGGGCCCGTTTGCGCTTCGCCGGAGCGGGCCCACTTTGAGGTCATCTTTGAAGCTTTTACGGTTGAATCTTGTTCTGAACCGGTTGTCGATTAG
- a CDS encoding DMT family transporter → MTPEAQASPSDDSDNPKEEATTNQSTSQPPTSESDSQNQNNRHSSLAFLWLILGLIALSSTAIFIKLSIREISAEATVFNRLWIATLAFTGLNWLQREQPPSAVSESKTEGGHTTQNSGAADHSSAEVTGQQQKLPWATINLLLALGFVHLVGRYLWTWSLTSTTAANGAMLANMPPLFTALGGWLFLGQRFDRRFLSGLAIAVVGAITLAIGDWIQPKEALFGTSALLGDGAALLSSVFYAASFLLVEKLRQRLSTSRILVWRCAIGLLLATPIVWAIDSTIFPISTMGWIAVIGLALISEVTGHGLIVYSLKHFSSTFVTIVLLLEPAPVAAIAWLWFGEFLDPLNILGFFLITLGIYLAKTGTGATGSKNNSPNLIPNPSNTSTSQDLALETPEISGES, encoded by the coding sequence ATGACCCCTGAAGCTCAAGCATCTCCCAGTGATGATTCAGACAATCCAAAAGAGGAAGCAACCACCAATCAGTCCACCAGCCAGCCACCCACTTCTGAGTCTGATTCACAAAATCAGAACAATCGCCATTCATCACTGGCTTTTTTGTGGCTAATTTTGGGTCTAATCGCTCTCTCATCGACAGCCATTTTCATTAAGTTATCGATTCGAGAAATCAGTGCAGAAGCAACGGTTTTTAATCGATTATGGATTGCAACGCTGGCGTTTACGGGGTTGAATTGGCTCCAAAGAGAACAGCCTCCATCAGCAGTTTCCGAAAGCAAAACGGAAGGTGGCCATACTACCCAAAATTCTGGAGCAGCCGACCATTCTTCCGCAGAAGTAACAGGCCAACAACAAAAACTACCTTGGGCAACCATCAACCTGTTGTTGGCACTGGGGTTTGTGCATCTTGTGGGGCGTTACTTGTGGACATGGTCGCTCACCAGCACCACCGCAGCCAATGGGGCAATGTTGGCGAATATGCCTCCCCTGTTCACGGCCCTTGGGGGTTGGCTTTTTTTGGGACAACGGTTCGATCGACGGTTTTTGAGTGGGTTGGCGATCGCGGTCGTTGGGGCAATCACCCTCGCGATCGGTGACTGGATTCAACCCAAAGAAGCTCTTTTTGGCACTAGCGCCTTGCTTGGAGATGGGGCAGCCTTGCTCTCCTCGGTCTTTTACGCAGCCAGTTTCCTGCTCGTTGAAAAACTGCGGCAACGTCTTTCAACCTCAAGAATTTTAGTATGGCGCTGTGCCATTGGTTTGCTCTTGGCAACACCGATTGTTTGGGCGATCGATAGCACCATCTTTCCCATTAGCACCATGGGTTGGATTGCAGTCATTGGACTCGCATTAATTAGTGAAGTCACCGGCCATGGATTAATTGTTTATAGCCTCAAGCATTTCTCTTCTACATTTGTCACCATTGTTTTGTTGCTAGAGCCAGCCCCTGTTGCTGCCATAGCTTGGTTGTGGTTTGGTGAATTTCTTGATCCTCTTAATATTTTGGGTTTCTTTCTAATTACCCTCGGAATTTATCTAGCCAAAACAGGCACTGGAGCAACAGGAAGCAAAAACAATAGTCCCAATCTAATTCCCAATCCATCAAATACATCTACTAGTCAAGATTTGGCACTAGAGACACCAGAAATTTCTGGCGAATCGTAG